Genomic DNA from Candidatus Koribacter versatilis Ellin345:
ACAACGACTATGCGGGCACGCTATGCGCGGCCTTGTCTCGTGTTGCGAAGCTTCCTCCCCCACGCTACGACGACGACCAGTGGAACACCCTGAAGGCCCTGTTCCGGGTCCTGCCGCTGGCGGTAGGACATTTGCGGACGGTGTTCGCGGAGCGCGGCGAGGTAGATTTTTCAGAAATCGCCCTCGCGGCGAAGGCAGCGCTTGGCGAAGAAGGACATCCCACCGACCTGGCGTTGCACCTGGGATACAAGATCCAGCACCTGCTGGTAGATGAGTTCCAGGACACTTCCCTCTCACAGGCGGTGTTGTTGGAGCGGTTAATCCAGGCTTGGTCGCCGGAGATGGGCGCAACGATGTTCGTGGTCGGCGACCCGATGCAGTCGATTTACGGCTTTCGCCAAGCCGAGGTCACACTGTTTACGCGCAGCTGGAATAGCGGCTTCGCGCAGATGCCCCTGGAACAGGCGCGGCTGACGGCCAACTTCCGGTCGCGTCCGGAGCTGGTCACCTGGTTCAACCAGACCTTTGAACACGTCCTGGTAGCGGACAACGAAGTCACCGGCGCCGTGAAGTATGCCCCCTCCGAGGCCGCGCGGGAGCCATCGCAGAATGCAGGACCTGGGTTTCACTCGGTCGCTTCAAAAGCGTTCGAAGAAGAGGCAGCACGGGTCATCGAGGTCCTCCAGCAGGAACTCAAGGGCGACGCGAAGTCGATTGCACTCCTCGTGCGATCGCGGTCGCATATGGCGCACATCGCGCCCGCCCTTCGCGAGGCAGGCATTGCGTTCCGTTCGAAAGAGATTGATGTGCTGGGAGAACGGCAGACGGTACGGGATCTGCACGCGATGACCAAGGCGCTGGTGAACCTGGCCGACCGCACGGCGTGGCTGACGGTACTGCGTGGCCCGTGGAGCGGCCTACAACTTGAGGACCTGTGGACGCTGTGCAAGGATGGCGAGAGGAAGACGGTCTGGGAACTATTGCGGGAGCGTCGCGGCATGCTCAGCGACCGAGCTCAGAAGGTGCTGGCTCGGACGATGCCGGCCCTGGATGCAGCGGTGACGCAGCGCGGACGAACGTCGTTGCGGGCGCTGGTGGAATCGTTATGGGTTTCGCTTGGTGGACCCGCGGCGCTGGGACGGACGGAACGGAAGGCGAAGCTGCGCGATGTGGAAGCGTATCTCGACCTGCTGCAGAGAGTGGAGAGCTGCGGCGAAGTGGACGAAAAACGCTTGGAGCAGGAAATCTCAAGGCTCTACACGCGCCCAGATGCCAGTAGCGAGATTCGCGTGGAGGTGATGACGATCCACGGCGCGAAGGGTTTGGAGTTCGACGTCGTCATTCTCCCGGGATTGAATCGATGGATCCGCAGTGAAGGCGGACAGTTGCTGAACTGGCGGGAGCGCATAATCGGCGAAGAACGCGACCTACTGCTCGCGCCCATGGACGCCGTGGGCACGGATCGAAAAAAGGAAGGGAGCATCGCCAACTATCTCGCGATGCTGGGCGGCGAGTGTTCCGCGGAAGAAACCAAGCGACTGCTCTATGTCGCAGCGACGCGCGCGAAGGAACGCCTGCACCTGGTGACGACGATGCCTGCGGAAAATAAGGAACCGGAGCGCGGAAGCCTGTTGTCGCTGCTTCCGGCTGAGGTTTTCGGCAGGTTCCTCAAGGTTCCCACCCCTGAAGCGGAGGACGAGGAGGAACAGCGCACTCCCAATCTCTCGCACCGCCTTGTACCCGATTGGCAATTGCCCGCTGCACCGGAGCCGCTAAAGTTCGAGACGCGGTATCCAGTGGCGGCGGACGTACGTGAGCGCGAGCATACCTTCGAGCGCGTGCAATTCGATTTGCCGCGCATTGGCACGGTCACGCACCGCTTCCTGCAGCAAATTGGCGATGAAGGGCCGGGGGGATGGACCGAAGAGCGCATCGCGAAGACGGCGCCGCGCATTCGCGCGCTGCTGTTGCAGCAAGGGATTCGTTCATCGGAGCTGGCGAAGTGGGAGGAGACGGTGACTCGCGCGCTGCGCAATACTCTGGCGCATGACAAGGGGCAGTGGATCCTGAAACAGCGGGAATCGGCGAGCAATGAGTACGGGCTGACGTCGGCGCTCGACGGGCCGCGGCGCAGCATCAAAGTAGATCGCACCTTCGTCGAGGGCGAAGTGCGCTGGTTGATTGACTACAAGACGAGCGACCAGGAAGGCACCGTGACCGAGAAATATCTGCAAGAACAGGTCGACAAGTACCGCGACGACCTGGCGCACTACGCGAGGGTGCTGCGCGCGATGGACGGCCGCGAGGTAAAAGGCGGCCTCTACTTCCCTCTTTTGCAAATCTGGCGCGAGGTGGACGTTCAAAGCTAGACCATGTCGATCGCGCTGACTCACACCCTCGCCTGGGCGATATTCCTGATCAGCTACTTCGTATTCGCCGTGGGGCGACTGCCGGGGACGCGCCTGGATCGCGCGGGGATGGCGTTTATCGGCGCGGTGGGAATGTTTGTCATCGGCGCCCTGAACGCGAAGACCGCGATCGCATCGCTCGACTACGAGACGCTGGTGCTGCTGGCCTCGATGATGGTGCTGGTAGCGGTGCTGCACCTCGAGGGCTTCTTCGAGTGGGTCACACGGCAGATCGTGGCACGACTGGCGCCGGGCCAATTGTTGCCGGGAGTGATTTTTTCGGCGGGCGTATTGTCGGCGTTCCTGGTCAACGATGTCGTGTGCTTATTCATGGCGCCGCTGATTCTGCGGGTGACGAAACAGATGGGACGCAATCCGCTGCCGTTCTTGCTGGCACTGGCGACGGCTTCGAACATCGGAAGTTCCGCGACCATCACCGGCAACCCGCAGAACATTTTGATCGGGTCGGTTTCGCAGATCGGCTACCGCGATTTTCTGTTTCACCTCGGGCCGGTGGCCGTGGTGGGAATGTTTCTGGATTGGGCTGTGATTGCCGTGCTGTGCCGGAAGCAACTGAGCGAGCGATTGCCGATTGAGGCGAACCTCGAGGCGAAGCAGGGATTGGATGGGCTGCTGGCGCCGCTGCTCATCGCGGGCGGGATCATCGCGGCGTTCCTCGGGGGCTTGAATCCAGCGCTGGTGGCGGCGACGGGCGCTGCCGTGCTGCTGCTGTTGCGCTCGCGCTTGCTGGAGAAGATCTATCGCGAGGTGGACTGGGCGTTGCTCGTGCTATTCATCGGGCTGTTCCTCATCATCGGAGCTGCGGAGCAGACAGGCATAGCAGCGACATTGCTGCGCGCGGCGGAATGGATGAACCTGCATAATCTCGGGATCTTCAGCGTTACCGTGACGCTGCTGTCGAACATGGTTAGCAATGTTCCGGCGGTCATGCTGCTGAAGGACCTGGTGAAGCAGTTCCCTAACGCGCATCAATTCTGGCTGGCGTTGGCGATGGCGAGCACGCTGGCGGGTAACCTGACGATCACCGGCTCAATCGCGAACATGATTGTGGTCGAATCGGTCCGGCCACAACTGCGGATTACGTTCAAGGACTACCTCGTGGTCGGCGTTCCCACTACAATCCTTACCATTGCGGTGGGAACGCTGTGGATTGCGTTCTTCGCGCACTAGAAGCCACGAAAAGCTATGCGAAATTTTGAGAGCCTCAATGTACGGGAGATCCTCGCACTCGCCATCACGCTGGAAGAGGAAGACGCGCGCGTCTATGCCGACTTCGCGGACGGGCTAAAAGACACGTTCCCAGCAACGGCAGAAATTTTCGAAGGCATGCGGCAGGAAGAGATTCAGCATCGGCAGAAATTGTTCGAGGCCTACCGGGAGCGCTTCGGCGAGCATATTCCGCTGATCCGTCGCGAAGACGTGCGCGGATTTGTGAAGCGGCGTCCGATCTGGCTGGTGCGTCCGTTGGGTCTCGACGTCGTGCGCAAACAAGCCGCAGCCATGGAAGAGGAAACACGCCGCTTTTATGAGCAGGCAGCCAAGCGGACGAGTGACATTGGCATTCGGCAGTTGCTCGATGAACTGGCGGAGGAAGAAATTTCGCACGAGCATCGCGCGGAAGAACTGCAAGAAGAAAAGTTGCAGCCGGACATCCGCGAGCAAGAGGAACACGCGAAACGACGGCTGTTCATGCTGCAGGTGGTACAGCCGGGACTTGCCGGATTGATGGACGGGTCGGTCTCAACGCTGGCGCCCGTGTTCGCCGCGGCGTTCGCGACACGAAGCAGCTGGGACGCATTTCTGGTTGGAATGGCGGCGTCGATCGGCGCTGGAATCAGCATGGGCTTTGCAGAGGCGTTATCCGATGATGGCAGCCTGACAGGGCGCGGGCATCCGTGGATTCGAGGCTTGATTTGCGGGCTGATGACGACGCTGGGCGGCATCGGGCATACGCTGCCCTATCTGATCAAAAACTTTGGCTTGGCGACGACGGTGGCCGTGATCATCGTAGCGATCGAGCTGATGGTGATTTCGTTTATCCGCCACAAGTACATGGACACACCGTTCGTGTCGGCGGCGTTGCAAGTCGTAGTTGGCGGCGTCCTGGTTTTCCTTACCGGGATCCTGATCGGCAGTTCTTAGTTAGCCGGGATCAATCGCGCTTTCGGCGCCTTGGTCTTGTGCAGGAACGGACGCACGGTCGTACATGTCGTTTCTCGCACCAAAGTGGGGGCGGCATCGTCGTTCCGCTCAAAAAGGTAGACACGCATCTTGAAACAGACATCGTTCCCGGATTGAGAATCCGCGGAGAGATTTCCGATCTGACGGATACTTAAACCCGCGGCATCTGTTTTTTGCGCGGGCTGGATCTGGGGTTGAAGCGGTAAGGTGATCGCGAGAAGAGTGGGGAAAAGCAATGCGCCTATCATGCTGTTGTCGCCTCCGCGCACGTCGGTAGTATAGCCCTATCCTGACAGATCAGATAAACTTGCGTCCCATCTGGAAAGGTTTAGGGGCCGAGTTCCCGGTTTTAATCGTACTTTAACCAATCGCCAGAATCTGCCGAATACTATCTAGGTGAACTTGTGAAGTAAGAACGTTGGGCACTGATCTTCGCCAGACACCAAACGGACGGGGAGAATACCTTGCCGAGTTTGTCGCGAGACAGAAGAGCCAACTTCGGCAGCCCTTCCGGGACCCCGACCATGTGGAATCCGGAGGCGTTCGGAAAAATGGAGAACGGCGGCAGCCGCAAGGACAGGAAGCCCAATTCTCCGAGAATCACAGCTTTACGAAGACTTGTTCGATGGAGAGAGAGATGTTGAAAGCAAAATCTGTGCTCGCGAGCTTGATTTCTGCTGCTGTGCTCGCGACACCTTACGTTTCGCTCGCTCAAAGCACAGCCGGATCAACCACGACCACGAAAAAGAAGAGCACTTCCAAGAAGGGCGCTTCCAGTGTTGAGTCGCAGTTGGATGAACTTAAGCGCCAACTCGACCAGCAAAACCAGCAGATTCAGACCTTGCAACAGCAGTTGCAGCAGCGCGATGCCAACATCCAGCAGATGCAGCAGGGTGTGAGCCAGGCGCAGAGCGCTGCATCGGCGGCACAGCAGGCGGCACAACAGGCAGCGGCTGAGAACCAGCAGAAGCTGCAGTCCGTGCAAAGCGACATGGCAGACCTGAAGACCATCCAGTCGAACTCGGTGACGACGCTGCAGGAGACGCAGAAGCGCATCGTAGACCTGGAAAACCCGACGGCGCTGCACTACAAGGGCATCACACTGACGCCGGGCGGCTTCATCGCGGCCGAAACTTTATGGCGCCAGAACAATGAATCGGCTGACATCATCAGCTCGTTCAACGGCATTCCGTATGACCACTCGCCGAACAGCCAGCTTTCGGAATTCCGCATGACGGGACGGCAGTCGCGTCTCTCGTTGCTGGCTGAAGGCAAGCTGGCCAACGTCAAGATGAGCGGCTACTACGAAATGGATTTCCTCGGCGCCGCACCAACCGCGAACGAGAACCAGTCGAGCAGCTTCAACCCGCGTCAACGCCAGTTGTGGGCGCAGGCCGCATTCAACAATGGTTGGACGATCACGGGCGGCCAGACCTGGAGCTTGTGGAGTTCGAACAAGAAGGGCATCGAGACTCGCCAGGAATGGATCCCGGCGACGATCGACGGAGAGTACGTTGTGGGTTATAGCTTCGCCCGCCTCGCGACTTTCCGTATAACCAAGAACTTCCACAACAAGGCGTGGTGGGCGATCTCGCTGGAAAATCCGGAGATGCTGAACCCATCTTCGCTGACGACTCCGCCGAACGTGTACGGCTTCGGCAACGGGCCGACCGGCGCAGACGGATCGGCGTTGTCGAGCACGAACACCACCTCCACCGACTTCATGCCCGACATCATCACCAAGTTGGCGTTTGAACCCGGCTGGGGCCACTACGAAGTAAAGGCCTTGATGCGCGTGATGCGCGACAAGGTCCCCGGCAACCCGGCGGCCACTCCGGCGACGAGCGACTACGACGACAAGGCGTTCGCGGGCGGCTTCGGCATCAACGGCATCATGCCACTGGTGAAGACCAAGGTCGACCTCATCCTGCAGGCCAACTACGGACGCGGCATCGGACGCTACGCCGATTCGACGAACGTGGAGACGACCTATTACCAGGATGGCGCGATCAATCCCCTGCGCCAAGCACAGGTCCTTGCTGGCCTCGAAACCCATCCGACGACCAAGTTGGATTGGTACTTCTACGGCGGCGATGAGTACGTAGGCCGTTCGTGGTTCCTTGGCAGCGACGGCAAAGCGTATGGTTACGGCTCGCAGATGGCGGACAACACCGGTTGCGAGTTGACCTATGTGGGCACCGCGAAGTGCCAGGCGAACTTCCGCAACCTGCAGGAGTTCACCACGGGCTTCTGGTACCGCTTCTACAAGGGACCTGCCGGCACGATGCAGATGGGCGCCCAGTACGAGTGGATCCACAAGAACACCTGGCACGGAGATGCCACAACCGCACCGCAGCCTGCTGCGCCCGAGGGCACGAACAATATGTTCATGACCTCGTTCCGCTACGTGCTTCCGTAACCGAAACAGAACTCAAACCAGGCGGCCTGGAGAATTCTCCGGGCCGTTTGCTTTTGTATCGCGCTGCCGGGATTTATAGTGCGAGACATGCGCTCCTTGCTTCGCGTTCTCGCAATTCTTCTCTTCTGCCTACCTTCGGCGTTCGCACAGGACTGGGGCTCTCCGGTTTGGCAGGATGAGTTCAACCAAGCGGCTGGGTCACCGCTCGATCCGCAAAAGTGGGTGTTCGATCTCGGGGACCTCAAAGTGAATCACGAGGTCGAAATCTATTGTCCGGGATTTCCATCGCAAAAAGACCAGCTCACGGCACGACGCGCGGAGGCGTTGAAGGAGATCGAGGTCTGCGATCCAAAGGACGGCAATGTCTCCTTCGATGGCGAGCACTTGATTTTGCGCGCGGTAAAACACAGCGGTGTGTGGACTTCAGGGCGAATCAAAACCCAGGGCAAGCAGACGTTTCAGTACGGCCGCATCGAAGCGCGTATGAAGCTGCCGTTTGGCGCGGGAATCTGGCCGGCGTTCTGGGGGCTGGGAGAGAACATCACGAAGGTCGGCTGGCCGGCGTCGGGCGAGATCGACATCATGGAAGACGTGCCGGAGATCGGCGGGCTGGGACCGACACGGATCCGCTCGACAGTGCACGGGCCGGGCTATTCGGGCGAGTACGGAGTGCGCAATGACATCGAGTTCCCAAAAGGCGAGCGCGTAGACAATGGGTTCCATACATACGGCGTGATCTGGTCGCCGAACATGATGCAGTTCTATCTCGACGATCCGAAGAATGTGTTCTTCGTAATGACGCCGCGCGAGCTCGTGCCCGGGAAAGAGTGGGTCTACAACGCACCGTTCTTTCTGATTGCGAATTTGGCAATCGGGAGCGAGAAGTCGTGGTCGGGGGCGACGAACGAGAGCACGCCGAACCCGGCGGATATGCTGATTGATTACGTGCGGGTGTACAAGGCAGCGAAAGTGGAGGGGCCGAAGATCGAGCGAGCTGCTGCCGGCTCAGGACTCGATCTTCCGATCAAGCTGAGTGCGAAGGCGGGCAGCGGACGGATGTACCTCGAATGTTTGAGCGTGGCGCCGGGGGTTTCGTGCGCGACCGAGCCACACGTGGTGGACTTCAGCAGCGGTTCTTCTGCAAGCGCGATTCTGCGGGTGACGGCGCAGAAGACGCCGGTGAAAGAAGCTGACATCGTGCTCAAGATATATACCGTGAGCGGCGAGGAAACCTCGCAGACGTTTCACCTGAAACTGCAGTAGCTACTCGGCTGCGACCTTCTTTGCGCTCAAGCGCTCGAGAATCTGCGGGCCGAGTTGCGAGACGTTGCCCGCGCCAAGGGTGAGAATCATGTCGCCGGGTTCAGCGGCAGTCGCAGCCATGATCGCTGCCACCTGGAACGACTTCGCATAGAACGTGGCGCGGCCTGAGACCTCGGTGATGCGGCGCGCGAGGGCTTCGGTGTTTACGCCTTCGATCGGCTGCTCGCTCGCCGGATAAATATCCAACAGGTAGAGCGAGTCGGCGTCGCCGAAAGACGAAGCGAATTCGTCCATCAGGTCGCGGGTGCGGGTGTAGCGATGCGGCTGGAAAACGACGTGAATGT
This window encodes:
- a CDS encoding UvrD-helicase domain-containing protein translates to MKSNARLQLQIAPDADERAKVLDATRSFIVQAPAGSGKTELLMQRYLTLLAHESVTTPESVLAITFTRKAAAEMRNRVLKALESANGPAPESAHALLSWELARKVMARDRAMGWNILQNPEQLEIRTVDSFCEKIANRTPLLAGLGRSPAIAEDFEPLYSEAAQRTLLMLGDEKAETREAMSQVLADQDNSFDRVQGLIVELLKRREQWGRLIGGAYQRSEEELNATRQELERALRDAIAHELEGIRQQLLEGVPAHVLQELLDTARYGAGNLEPEHALNPLRDVNQLPGASPDDLPQWLALVHFCLSKDRDLRKPGGYNVNMGFPADSMHRERKDACHRLIEAIGNNDYAGTLCAALSRVAKLPPPRYDDDQWNTLKALFRVLPLAVGHLRTVFAERGEVDFSEIALAAKAALGEEGHPTDLALHLGYKIQHLLVDEFQDTSLSQAVLLERLIQAWSPEMGATMFVVGDPMQSIYGFRQAEVTLFTRSWNSGFAQMPLEQARLTANFRSRPELVTWFNQTFEHVLVADNEVTGAVKYAPSEAAREPSQNAGPGFHSVASKAFEEEAARVIEVLQQELKGDAKSIALLVRSRSHMAHIAPALREAGIAFRSKEIDVLGERQTVRDLHAMTKALVNLADRTAWLTVLRGPWSGLQLEDLWTLCKDGERKTVWELLRERRGMLSDRAQKVLARTMPALDAAVTQRGRTSLRALVESLWVSLGGPAALGRTERKAKLRDVEAYLDLLQRVESCGEVDEKRLEQEISRLYTRPDASSEIRVEVMTIHGAKGLEFDVVILPGLNRWIRSEGGQLLNWRERIIGEERDLLLAPMDAVGTDRKKEGSIANYLAMLGGECSAEETKRLLYVAATRAKERLHLVTTMPAENKEPERGSLLSLLPAEVFGRFLKVPTPEAEDEEEQRTPNLSHRLVPDWQLPAAPEPLKFETRYPVAADVREREHTFERVQFDLPRIGTVTHRFLQQIGDEGPGGWTEERIAKTAPRIRALLLQQGIRSSELAKWEETVTRALRNTLAHDKGQWILKQRESASNEYGLTSALDGPRRSIKVDRTFVEGEVRWLIDYKTSDQEGTVTEKYLQEQVDKYRDDLAHYARVLRAMDGREVKGGLYFPLLQIWREVDVQS
- a CDS encoding SLC13 family permease, producing MSIALTHTLAWAIFLISYFVFAVGRLPGTRLDRAGMAFIGAVGMFVIGALNAKTAIASLDYETLVLLASMMVLVAVLHLEGFFEWVTRQIVARLAPGQLLPGVIFSAGVLSAFLVNDVVCLFMAPLILRVTKQMGRNPLPFLLALATASNIGSSATITGNPQNILIGSVSQIGYRDFLFHLGPVAVVGMFLDWAVIAVLCRKQLSERLPIEANLEAKQGLDGLLAPLLIAGGIIAAFLGGLNPALVAATGAAVLLLLRSRLLEKIYREVDWALLVLFIGLFLIIGAAEQTGIAATLLRAAEWMNLHNLGIFSVTVTLLSNMVSNVPAVMLLKDLVKQFPNAHQFWLALAMASTLAGNLTITGSIANMIVVESVRPQLRITFKDYLVVGVPTTILTIAVGTLWIAFFAH
- the mbfA gene encoding iron exporter MbfA — its product is MRNFESLNVREILALAITLEEEDARVYADFADGLKDTFPATAEIFEGMRQEEIQHRQKLFEAYRERFGEHIPLIRREDVRGFVKRRPIWLVRPLGLDVVRKQAAAMEEETRRFYEQAAKRTSDIGIRQLLDELAEEEISHEHRAEELQEEKLQPDIREQEEHAKRRLFMLQVVQPGLAGLMDGSVSTLAPVFAAAFATRSSWDAFLVGMAASIGAGISMGFAEALSDDGSLTGRGHPWIRGLICGLMTTLGGIGHTLPYLIKNFGLATTVAVIIVAIELMVISFIRHKYMDTPFVSAALQVVVGGVLVFLTGILIGSS
- a CDS encoding glycoside hydrolase family 16 protein yields the protein MRSLLRVLAILLFCLPSAFAQDWGSPVWQDEFNQAAGSPLDPQKWVFDLGDLKVNHEVEIYCPGFPSQKDQLTARRAEALKEIEVCDPKDGNVSFDGEHLILRAVKHSGVWTSGRIKTQGKQTFQYGRIEARMKLPFGAGIWPAFWGLGENITKVGWPASGEIDIMEDVPEIGGLGPTRIRSTVHGPGYSGEYGVRNDIEFPKGERVDNGFHTYGVIWSPNMMQFYLDDPKNVFFVMTPRELVPGKEWVYNAPFFLIANLAIGSEKSWSGATNESTPNPADMLIDYVRVYKAAKVEGPKIERAAAGSGLDLPIKLSAKAGSGRMYLECLSVAPGVSCATEPHVVDFSSGSSASAILRVTAQKTPVKEADIVLKIYTVSGEETSQTFHLKLQ